In Peptostreptococcaceae bacterium, a single genomic region encodes these proteins:
- a CDS encoding PucR family transcriptional regulator ligand-binding domain-containing protein has product MDYAWDMSVTIENIMNLPALKGAKIVAGKNGLSRIILSVTVLECNNLDLLRNECMSNPRCYGSEIVITGFIAFRNNVEAQCKSIRKLAEDGESALIIYYVGCIIPYLDKRVIDTANELDITLIVMPENKIELRYSDAIDEIMEVIIRDRLNDNYFVSEVMEMISRLSSNRRNVNAVLDMIRDRIHCSLFIVDSFLRVLNESEWPRDRGLPVDIILAQFGKQFANDYSLETLEIEGNRYWGTHTLVDEDNGVRLYLCIVKETEDLGMDLCKQATEVLQTYFRLWTENHGTIEAKQLIKSILQDETPAMKRIASILRIEISAFSEMMIVSLAEDDSKTISFKKIENAKSIIEGFLKNYVKPNKYICDIYERDLIIFTEALSNEAKDLLPELRQELQSDGTGIDMTIFETLTNAKKAKETYKKYQVYKSYATAIYPKKYFLTSADINIAKYCKEIYDSGGDELAERKEMLCSMYQNEKDKELLDTLAVYLLDAEGNASKTADYIFVHKNTVKYRIKVIEKIIGHEIGKMPESYELYIASALVRIEKYLNP; this is encoded by the coding sequence TTGGATTATGCGTGGGATATGAGTGTTACGATAGAAAATATCATGAATTTGCCTGCGTTGAAGGGCGCAAAAATTGTGGCCGGTAAAAATGGACTGTCCAGGATCATTTTATCGGTCACCGTTCTAGAATGCAACAATCTTGATCTTTTAAGAAATGAGTGTATGTCAAATCCAAGATGCTATGGAAGCGAAATCGTTATAACTGGATTTATTGCATTCAGAAACAATGTTGAAGCACAGTGCAAATCAATAAGAAAATTAGCCGAAGACGGAGAATCGGCGCTAATTATTTATTATGTAGGATGTATAATACCATATTTGGACAAAAGGGTGATAGATACGGCAAATGAACTGGATATTACTTTGATTGTGATGCCGGAAAATAAAATTGAACTAAGATACAGCGACGCTATAGACGAGATAATGGAAGTTATCATCCGTGATCGTCTCAACGATAATTACTTTGTGTCAGAGGTAATGGAAATGATATCCCGCCTCAGCAGTAATCGGAGAAATGTGAATGCAGTATTGGATATGATTAGAGACAGAATTCATTGCTCCTTATTCATTGTTGATAGTTTTCTCAGGGTCTTGAATGAGTCCGAATGGCCAAGAGACAGAGGCCTTCCTGTAGATATCATTCTGGCGCAATTTGGGAAGCAGTTCGCGAATGATTACAGTTTAGAGACCTTAGAGATTGAAGGGAATAGGTATTGGGGAACGCATACTCTTGTGGACGAAGACAATGGTGTCAGGCTGTACCTTTGTATTGTGAAGGAAACAGAAGACCTCGGTATGGATTTATGTAAACAGGCAACTGAGGTGTTGCAAACATATTTTCGTTTATGGACAGAAAATCATGGGACGATAGAAGCTAAACAGTTGATAAAGTCGATTTTGCAGGATGAAACTCCAGCGATGAAAAGAATCGCAAGTATTTTACGGATTGAGATCAGTGCTTTTTCGGAAATGATGATCGTTTCGCTCGCAGAGGATGACAGCAAAACAATTTCTTTTAAAAAAATTGAAAACGCGAAGAGTATTATCGAAGGTTTCCTTAAAAACTACGTAAAACCCAATAAATATATATGCGATATTTATGAAAGGGATCTGATTATTTTCACAGAAGCACTAAGCAATGAAGCGAAGGATTTATTGCCGGAGCTGCGTCAGGAATTGCAAAGCGACGGAACGGGAATCGATATGACCATCTTTGAAACTCTTACAAATGCCAAGAAAGCAAAGGAAACGTACAAAAAATATCAGGTATATAAATCATATGCGACTGCCATTTATCCGAAAAAATACTTTTTAACAAGTGCAGATATCAACATAGCTAAATACTGTAAGGAAATATATGATAGTGGCGGAGATGAATTAGCAGAAAGAAAAGAGATGTTGTGTTCAATGTACCAAAACGAAAAAGATAAAGAACTGCTAGACACTTTGGCGGTATATTTGTTGGACGCGGAGGGAAACGCTTCTAAAACAGCAGATTATATTTTTGTCCATAAAAATACTGTAAAGTATAGAATTAAGGTTATTGAAAAAATAATCGGACATGAAATTGGTAAAATGCCGGAATCATACGAACTGTATATTGCATCAGCCTTAGTACGGATTGAAAAATATTTGAATCCGTAA
- a CDS encoding aspartate/glutamate racemase family protein, giving the protein MKIYNLIPVTAEGVLTTELTDCIGKYLNKDTELVSGQISEGPVTIESEYEDAIAAPFVLELCKKAEKEGCDAIFINCFADPGVRAAREIVNIPVFGGFEPAMHIALGLGDKIGIVTVLKNIVPLIRGNVAKMHLEHRVSGVRSIDIPVLGLANHEKMCDALYQECRKAIELEGAEAIVLGCTGMIGVSETVGRKLNEAGYDVPIVEAGQAALTLLELYAKMGFRQSRQTYMAPPQK; this is encoded by the coding sequence TTGAAAATTTATAATCTGATTCCTGTTACTGCGGAGGGCGTTCTGACAACGGAGCTTACAGATTGCATAGGCAAGTACCTCAATAAGGATACGGAACTTGTCAGCGGTCAGATTTCCGAAGGGCCTGTGACCATAGAAAGCGAATACGAGGATGCAATCGCGGCACCTTTCGTGCTGGAGTTATGCAAAAAAGCGGAAAAAGAGGGATGTGACGCTATCTTTATCAATTGTTTCGCCGATCCGGGAGTGCGCGCAGCCCGTGAAATTGTAAACATTCCTGTATTTGGAGGCTTTGAACCGGCCATGCACATTGCCCTGGGTCTTGGAGACAAAATAGGAATCGTAACGGTGCTGAAGAATATTGTGCCTCTTATTAGAGGAAATGTGGCAAAAATGCATCTGGAGCATCGGGTAAGCGGTGTGCGGAGTATAGACATACCTGTATTGGGACTGGCAAACCATGAAAAAATGTGTGATGCGTTGTACCAGGAATGCAGGAAGGCCATAGAGCTTGAAGGGGCAGAAGCTATAGTCCTGGGCTGTACAGGGATGATCGGCGTATCTGAAACGGTCGGCAGAAAGTTGAACGAAGCAGGATATGATGTACCGATTGTCGAAGCGGGGCAGGCGGCGCTGACACTGCTGGAGCTATACGCCAAAATGGGCTTCAGGCAGAGCAGACAAACATATATGGCTCCGCCTCAAAAGTGA